The proteins below come from a single Ochotona princeps isolate mOchPri1 chromosome 6, mOchPri1.hap1, whole genome shotgun sequence genomic window:
- the NGDN gene encoding neuroguidin, protein MAAPGVLEADLPSAVTLLKTLQEQVMAVTAQVQALTKKVRAGTYPTEKGLSFLEVKDQLLLMYLMDLSHLILDKASGASLQGHAAVLRLVEIRTVLEKLRPLDQKLKYQIDKLVKTAVTGSLSENDPLCFKPQPSSMVSKLSSEDEEEDAAEDGQSSGKKSVKGASKKYVPPRLVPVHYDETEAEREKKRLERAKRRALSSSVIRELKEQYSDAPEEIRDARHPHVTRQSQEDQHRINYEESMMVRLSVSKREKGRRKRANIMSSQLHSLTHFSDISALTGGAALDEDPNPVKKQKRMPKKGRKKKGFRRRR, encoded by the exons ATGGCGGCGCCG GGGGTGCTCGAGGCGGACCTGCCGAGTGCCGTGACGCTGCTGAAGACCCTCCAGGAGCAG GTGATGGCTGTAACCGCGCAGGTGCAAGCACTGACGAAGAAAGTTCGAGCTGGAACCTATCCGACAGAGAAG GGCCTCAGCTTCTTGGAGGTGAAAGACCAGCTCCTGCTCATGTACCTTATGGATCTGAGCCACCTCATCCTGGACAAAGCCTCGGGAGCATCTCTTCAGGGACACGCTGCGGTTTTGAGACTGGTGGAGATTCGCACG GTTTTGGAAAAGCTTCGTCCTTTGGACCAGAAACTGAAATATCAGATTGACAAACTGGTCAAAACAGCGGTGACTGGGAGCCTCA GTGAGAATGACCCACTTTGTTTTAAGCCTCAGCCCAGCAGTATGGTGAGCAAG TTGAGCTCCgaggatgaagaggaagatgcagcagaggatggccagtcATCGGGGAAGAAGTCTGTGAAAGGAGCATCCAAGAAATATGTTCCGCCACGCTTGGTTCCGGTGCACTATG ATGAGACAGAGGCCGAGCGGGAGAAAAAGCGGCTGGAACGGGCCAAGAGGCGGGCGCTGAGCAGCTCTGTCATCCGGGAACTGAAGGAGCAGTACTCGGACGCCCCGGAGGAGATCCGTGATGCTCGCCATCCCCACGTGACTCGCCAGAGTCAGGAGGACCAGCACAG GATTAACTACGAGGAGAGCATGATGGTGCGCCTCAGCGTCAGTAAGCGCGAGAAGGGACGGCGAAAGCGAGCGAACATCATGAGCTCCCAGCTGCATTCCCTCACGCACTTCAGTGACATCAGCGCTCTCACGGGAGGAGCCGCTCTCGATGAG GATCCCAATCCTGTtaagaagcagaagaggatgccCAAGAAGGGGCGGAAGAAGAAAG GGTTTCGGAGGCGGCGGTGA